A window from Clupea harengus chromosome 14, Ch_v2.0.2, whole genome shotgun sequence encodes these proteins:
- the hhipl2 gene encoding HHIP-like protein 2 yields MGERDSHGIQGAGLCRTYQRVHITSATLGITLVTLTVFSLVGQTSSHPQCLDFRPPFRPTTHLEFCNNYDQFGCCDQDADSTIAERYWDLMDLVHLEEYERCGDLVKDIMCQECSPYAAHLFDAENPYTPVREIPGLCFTYCHEFHTKCGSIIKYLTDSRVLQEASDKGSTTFCSLADLPDRDYCYPNVLQNNYLANNLGKVVEDPMGCLQLCLTEVANGLRNPVLMLHSGDGTHRMFVAEQVGFVWVYLRDGSRVEQPFLDLSGEVLTTPWLGDERGFLGLAFHPRYQDNGLFFIYYSILEQGRLEKVRISEMRVSAHDMNRADLNSERVILEIEEPAANHNGGQLLFGLDGYLYIFTGDGGKAGDPFGKFGNAQNKSALLGKVLRIDVDSSSSAGTPYRIPPDNPFIGQQDARPEVYAYGVRNMWRCSVDRGDPITGYGRGRIICGDVGQNRYEEVDIIVKGGNYGWRAKEGFECFDIKLCQNSSMNDILPIFAYGHHVGKSITGGYVYRGCESPNINGVYIFGDFMSGRLMALQEDKASGTWKEKSICMGDTPTCSFPGLINHHHKFIISFAEDESGELYFLATSYPSSVSPYGTIYKFMDPSRRAPPGKCKYKPLPVKVKGKKVPFVPRESMYLSFNPGKIM; encoded by the exons ATGGGGGAGCGGGACTCTCATGGAATCCAAGGTGCGGGTTTATGCAGGACTTACCAGCGGGTCCACATCACGAGCGCAACTTTAGGCATTACTCTTGTTACACTTACTGTATTCAGTTTGGTGGGTCAGACGTCTTCCCATCCACAGTGCTTAGACTTTCGGCCACCATTCAGACCTACGACCCACCTGGAGTTTTGCAACAACTACGACCAGTTCGGATGCTGTGATCAAGATGCTGACAGTACCATTGCGGAGAGATATTGGGATCTAATGGACTTAGTTCATCTTGAAGAATACGAGCGTTGTGGTGATTTAGTGAAAGACATTATGTGCCAG GAATGCTCCCCTTACGCTGCCCATCTGTTTGATGCAGAGAATCCTTATACTCCTGTGCGGGAAATTCCAGGCCTTTGTTTTACCTATTGCCATGAGTTCCACACCAAGTGTGGTTCCATCATTAAGTACCTGACGGACAGCAGAGTTCTTCAGGAGGCATCTGACAAGGGCAGCACAACCTTCTGCAGTCTTGCTGACCTACCTGACAGGGATTACTGCTACCCCAATGTACTCCAAAACAACTACCTCGCCAACAACCTCGGTAAAGTGGTAGAGGACCCCATGGGCTGTCTACAGCTCTGCCTGACAGAGGTGGCCAATGGACTGCGAAACCCG GTGCTGATGCTCCACAGTGGGGACGGTACCCACCGCATGTTCGTGGCGGAGCAGGTGGGCTTCGTGTGGGTGTACTTGCGAGATGGCAGCCGCGTGGAGCAGCCCTTTCTGGACCTGAGCGGCGAGGTACTGACCACACCTTGGCTGGGGGATGAGCGAGGCTTCCTGGGCCTGGCCTTCCACCCGCGTTACCAAGACAACGGCCTCTTCTTCATCTACTACTCCATCCTGGAGCAGGGCCGTCTGGAAAAGGTCCGCATCAGTGAGATGAGGGTGTCCGCCCACGACATGAACAGAGCCGACCTCAACTCAGAGAG AGTTATTCTTGAGATAGAGGAGCCAGCTGCAAACCACAATGGCGGACAGCTGCTGTTCGGCCTTGATGGATACCTGTACATATTCACGGGAGATGGTGGAAAAGCAGGGGATCCTTTTGGAAAATTTGgaaatgctcaaaataa GAGTGCTCTGCTGGGGAAAGTCTTGCGTATAGACGTAGACAGCAGCAGCTCTGCCGGAACTCCCTACAGGATCCCACCTGACAACCCTTTCATCGGACAGCAGGACGCCCGACCGGAGGTGTATGCCTACGGCGTCAGAAACATGTGGCGCTGCTCAGTGGACCGAGGCGACCCCATCACCGGCTACGGCAGAGGCAGAATCATCTGCGGCGACGTGGGCCAGAACCGCTATGAAGAGGTGGACATCATCGTGAAAGGAGGCAACTATGGCTGGAGAGCCAAAGAGGGCTTTGAGTGCTTCGATATCAAGCTGTGTCAGAACTCCTCCATGA ATGATATTCTTCCCATATTTGCTTATGGGCATCACGTTGGAAAGTCCATAACAGGCGGTTATGTGTACAGAGGATGTGAGTCGCCCAATATCAATGGCGTGTATATCTTTGGAGACTTCATGAGTGG TCGATTGATGGCCTTACAAGAGGATAAGGCAAGTGGGACTTGGAAAGAGAAGAGCATATGCATGGGAGACACACCAACCTGCTCATTCCCAGGACTCATCAACCACCATCATAAGTTCATCATCTCTTTTGCAGAAGATGAATCAG GTGAACTGTATTTCCTGGCTACCTCATATCCAAGTTCCGTGTCTCCTTATGGAACAATATATAAGTTTATGGATCCCTCCAG GAGAGCACCTCCAggaaaatgtaaatacaaaccACTTCCTGTAAAAGTCAAAGGCAAAAAAGTACCTTTTGTTCCAAGAGAAT CAATGTATCTCTCCTTTAACCCCGGAAAGATCATGTGA